A window from Flavobacterium gyeonganense encodes these proteins:
- the topA gene encoding type I DNA topoisomerase, producing MAKNLVIVESPAKAKTIEKFLGSDFQVESSYGHIADLPSKEIGVDVENGFKPKYEVSPDKKALVTKLKSLSKNAETVWLASDEDREGEAISWHLAEELKLDTKKTKRIVFHEITKSAILKAIDNPREIDYNLVNAQQARRVLDRLVGYELSPVLWRKIKGGLSAGRVQSVSVRLIVEREREIQNFNAVATYSIVAEFVNEAGKAFKAKLPKNFNTKKEAEDFLNQNIGSIYKVADLETKPTKKSPTAPFTTSTLQQEAARKLYLPVGITMQLAQRLYEAGLITYMRTDSVNLSKDAMDAAEAEIIKSYGKEFSKPRTFANKSKGAQEAHEAIRPTDMSRHTVNIDRDQARLYDLIWKRTLASQMSDAQLERTNVKIEANNHGEIFTASGEVLLFEGFLKVYLEGHDDDEEEQEGMLPALKVNEKLANNYITATERYSRPPARYTEASLVKKLEELGIGRPSTYAPTISTIINRNYVEKGTLEGVERNYTQLTLQNSKVGEKVLKENTGSDKGKLVPTDIGTIVTDFLVKNFGNILDYNFTAKVEQDFDEIAEGNIDWATMMQEFYDKFHPNVKDVEANAERESGERILGKDADGRQVSVRLGKFGPMAQIGEADDEDKKFASLMADQNIGNITLEEALNLFLLPKNLGEYKGEEVEVSNGRYGPYVRHGSVFISLPRGEDPLAVTKERAKQLIDEKALADAPIAVYKGEAVQKGVGRFGPFIKWNGLFVNVSKKYNFDNLSQADVEELIEDKLQKNIDKVLHNWEEEGIVVEKARWGRSVILKGKIKIELSKDVDATKLTLAQVQEMIAAKTPAKKTTAKKATTTKKAPAKKTAAKKK from the coding sequence ATGGCAAAGAATTTAGTAATAGTGGAGTCACCTGCAAAGGCAAAAACGATCGAGAAATTTCTCGGTAGCGATTTTCAGGTGGAGTCAAGTTATGGTCACATAGCTGACTTACCATCAAAGGAAATAGGGGTAGATGTTGAGAATGGTTTTAAACCTAAATATGAGGTTTCCCCTGATAAAAAAGCCTTGGTAACGAAACTAAAATCACTTTCTAAGAATGCCGAAACGGTTTGGTTAGCAAGCGATGAGGACCGCGAGGGAGAAGCCATTTCATGGCACTTAGCGGAAGAATTAAAGCTGGATACAAAAAAGACCAAAAGAATTGTTTTTCATGAGATTACAAAATCTGCGATTCTTAAAGCAATTGACAATCCAAGAGAAATTGATTATAATTTAGTAAACGCACAACAGGCAAGACGTGTTCTGGACCGTTTAGTAGGTTATGAATTGTCTCCGGTTTTGTGGAGAAAAATCAAAGGCGGACTTTCAGCTGGTCGTGTGCAGTCTGTTTCTGTACGTCTGATTGTAGAAAGGGAACGTGAAATTCAGAACTTTAACGCAGTTGCAACATATTCAATAGTTGCAGAATTTGTAAACGAAGCAGGAAAAGCTTTTAAAGCAAAATTGCCAAAAAACTTCAATACTAAAAAAGAAGCCGAAGATTTCTTAAATCAAAACATCGGTTCTATATATAAGGTAGCAGATTTAGAAACTAAACCTACCAAAAAATCGCCAACAGCACCTTTTACAACTTCTACTTTGCAACAAGAAGCAGCAAGAAAACTGTATTTGCCAGTAGGAATCACAATGCAGCTTGCTCAGCGTTTATACGAAGCAGGACTTATTACTTATATGAGAACCGATAGTGTAAATCTTTCTAAAGATGCAATGGATGCTGCTGAAGCTGAAATTATAAAATCATACGGAAAAGAATTTTCTAAACCCCGAACTTTTGCAAACAAAAGTAAGGGAGCACAAGAAGCGCACGAAGCAATTCGTCCGACAGATATGTCGCGTCATACAGTAAATATTGACCGTGACCAGGCTCGTTTATATGATTTGATCTGGAAAAGAACATTGGCATCTCAAATGAGTGATGCACAATTAGAAAGAACCAATGTAAAAATCGAAGCCAATAATCATGGTGAAATTTTTACAGCTTCAGGAGAAGTTTTGCTTTTTGAAGGTTTCTTGAAAGTTTATTTGGAAGGGCACGATGATGATGAAGAAGAACAAGAAGGAATGTTGCCTGCATTAAAAGTAAATGAAAAGTTAGCTAATAATTACATCACAGCAACTGAAAGATATTCAAGGCCGCCAGCAAGATATACAGAAGCTTCTTTGGTGAAAAAATTAGAAGAATTAGGAATTGGACGTCCTTCTACATACGCGCCAACTATCTCTACTATTATCAACAGAAATTATGTTGAAAAAGGCACACTTGAAGGTGTAGAACGTAATTATACGCAACTTACTTTACAAAACAGTAAAGTGGGCGAAAAAGTATTAAAAGAGAATACTGGTTCTGATAAAGGAAAATTAGTTCCAACAGATATAGGAACTATCGTTACTGATTTCTTAGTGAAAAACTTCGGGAATATTCTTGATTATAATTTCACAGCAAAAGTAGAGCAGGATTTTGATGAAATTGCGGAAGGAAATATTGACTGGGCAACTATGATGCAGGAGTTCTATGATAAGTTTCATCCAAATGTGAAGGACGTAGAGGCAAATGCGGAAAGAGAAAGCGGTGAAAGGATTCTGGGTAAAGATGCAGATGGAAGGCAGGTATCTGTTCGTTTGGGGAAATTTGGCCCTATGGCGCAGATTGGGGAAGCTGATGATGAAGATAAAAAGTTTGCCAGTTTAATGGCGGATCAGAATATTGGAAATATTACATTAGAAGAAGCTTTGAATTTATTTTTACTGCCTAAAAATTTAGGAGAATATAAAGGGGAAGAAGTGGAAGTAAGTAACGGACGTTATGGGCCTTATGTACGTCATGGTAGTGTTTTTATTTCTCTTCCAAGAGGAGAGGATCCCCTTGCTGTTACAAAGGAAAGAGCAAAGCAACTAATTGACGAAAAAGCACTTGCTGATGCGCCAATTGCAGTTTACAAAGGCGAAGCAGTTCAAAAGGGTGTGGGGCGTTTTGGTCCGTTTATAAAGTGGAATGGTCTTTTCGTGAATGTGAGCAAAAAATACAATTTTGATAATTTATCTCAGGCTGATGTTGAAGAACTAATCGAAGATAAATTGCAAAAAAATATTGATAAGGTTCTTCATAATTGGGAAGAAGAAGGAATTGTAGTTGAAAAAGCACGTTGGGGACGTTCGGTAATCTTAAAGGGAAAAATCAAAATTGAATTGAGTAAGGATGTTGATGCTACAAAATTAACACTGGCTCAGGTTCAGGAGATGATTGCTGCAAAAACGCCGGCAAAGAAAACAACTGCAAAAAAGGCAACAACGACTAAAAAAGCACCAGCAAAAAAAACAGCTGCTAAAAAGAAATAA
- a CDS encoding formimidoylglutamase, with translation MEFDFLEPVSEGVLKFISSLSSQELGSKIVFHTQDQFPDIDKINIAIIGVLEDRRNIDIVNEVNLTAVRKKLYSMFPGNWDASIADLGDILAGESVEDTYFALKKVTSSLIKNKVIPIVIGGSQDLTYALYRAYDDLEQMVNMVSVDNRFDFGKENEIVSSNSYLTKIIIDEPNNLFNYCNIGYQTYYNSQEEIDLVEKLFFDAYRLGEISNNIALAEPVFRDADLVSIDLNSVKSSDSGNIISFEPNGFNGKEICSLARYAGISDKVSSFGIFNHNSSIPESALIAQIIWYFVEGYHYRSKEYPFGSRTNYLKYIVPLEDEELIFYKSDKTDRWWIEIPFLSNGSNKLKRNTLLPCSYDEYLCACNQELPERWWKAQRKNAL, from the coding sequence ATGGAATTTGATTTTCTGGAACCAGTTAGCGAAGGAGTTTTAAAATTTATTAGTTCTCTGTCTTCTCAAGAATTGGGGAGTAAAATTGTTTTCCATACTCAGGATCAGTTTCCTGATATAGATAAAATAAACATTGCTATCATCGGTGTTTTAGAAGATCGTAGAAATATTGATATTGTTAATGAAGTAAACCTGACAGCTGTTCGTAAAAAACTTTATAGTATGTTTCCCGGTAATTGGGATGCTTCAATTGCTGATTTAGGAGATATTTTGGCCGGAGAGTCAGTTGAGGATACTTATTTTGCGCTTAAAAAAGTAACTTCATCATTAATTAAAAATAAAGTTATTCCTATAGTTATAGGAGGTTCACAAGATTTGACATATGCTTTGTATCGTGCTTATGATGATCTGGAGCAAATGGTGAATATGGTTTCTGTAGATAACAGATTTGATTTTGGTAAAGAAAATGAAATAGTTTCTTCTAATTCGTATTTGACAAAAATCATAATTGATGAGCCTAATAATCTATTTAACTATTGTAATATTGGTTATCAAACTTATTATAATTCTCAGGAAGAAATTGATTTGGTTGAAAAACTGTTTTTCGACGCTTATCGCTTAGGTGAAATTTCAAACAATATAGCTTTGGCTGAACCTGTTTTCAGGGATGCTGATTTAGTTAGTATCGATTTGAATTCTGTAAAATCTTCGGATTCAGGAAATATCATATCTTTTGAGCCGAACGGTTTTAATGGAAAAGAGATTTGCTCTCTAGCGCGTTATGCAGGAATTAGCGATAAAGTTTCATCATTTGGGATCTTTAATCATAATAGCAGTATACCTGAGTCAGCTTTAATTGCGCAAATAATTTGGTATTTTGTTGAAGGTTATCATTATCGTTCAAAGGAGTATCCTTTTGGAAGCAGAACAAATTATCTAAAGTATATAGTGCCGCTTGAAGATGAAGAATTAATTTTTTACAAAAGCGATAAAACAGATCGCTGGTGGATCGAAATTCCATTCCTGTCAAACGGAAGCAATAAATTAAAAAGAAATACGTTGTTACCTTGTTCTTATGATGAATATTTGTGTGCTTGTAATCAGGAATTACCGGAAAGATGGTGGAAAGCACAACGAAAGAACGCTTTATAA
- the gldK gene encoding gliding motility lipoprotein GldK, producing MKKFIAFATMLTLVIGCGKSGDKGELVGVQGGKWHPEKPYGMTLIPGGSFIMGKSDGDLAAVEDAPTKTVTVRSFYMDETEITNSEYRQFVEWVKDSTMRVRLAILADETGQKSAGGTGKKAGSIADYAFNDSEPEKMTAYDKYMYDNYYSVGTKDDPYAGRKLNKKVKLIKDTKAYPDEYYAEVMDSMYLPIEESYNGLRTIDVNKLKFRYSWMDIQAAAKAKVGKRKDFVKTEEVPIYPDTAVWIKDFAYSYNEPMHNDYFWHKAYGDYPVVGVTWKQAKAFCAWRTLNKNSYIKSKKKGRDLVNAFRLPTEAEWEYAARGGLESATYPWGGPYTRSDRGCFMANFKPSRGDYAADEALYTVEAKSYEMNGYGLYNMAGNVSEWTDSAYNPNAYEYVSTMNPNVIDGNNQRKVVRGGSWKDVAYFLQVGTRDHEYADSARSYIGFRTVQDYMGTQATGSKK from the coding sequence ATGAAGAAGTTTATTGCATTTGCGACAATGTTAACACTAGTAATTGGCTGTGGTAAATCCGGTGATAAAGGCGAATTAGTTGGTGTGCAAGGAGGAAAATGGCATCCTGAAAAGCCTTATGGAATGACTTTGATTCCAGGCGGATCTTTTATTATGGGTAAATCCGATGGTGATTTAGCAGCGGTAGAAGATGCTCCTACTAAAACTGTAACAGTTCGTTCTTTTTATATGGATGAAACAGAAATTACAAATTCTGAATATCGTCAGTTTGTAGAGTGGGTAAAAGACTCCACAATGAGAGTTCGTTTGGCTATTTTGGCTGATGAAACCGGACAAAAATCAGCTGGAGGAACAGGTAAAAAAGCGGGTAGTATTGCGGATTATGCATTTAATGATTCTGAGCCTGAGAAAATGACTGCATATGATAAATATATGTATGATAATTATTATAGTGTAGGAACAAAAGATGATCCTTATGCTGGAAGAAAATTAAACAAAAAAGTTAAATTAATTAAAGATACAAAAGCTTATCCAGACGAATATTATGCTGAGGTAATGGATTCAATGTATTTGCCAATTGAAGAATCTTATAATGGATTGAGAACAATTGATGTGAATAAATTAAAATTTCGTTATTCATGGATGGATATTCAGGCAGCTGCTAAAGCTAAAGTTGGTAAGCGAAAAGACTTCGTGAAAACAGAAGAAGTGCCGATTTATCCTGATACCGCTGTTTGGATTAAAGATTTTGCTTATTCTTATAATGAGCCAATGCATAATGATTATTTTTGGCATAAAGCATATGGAGATTATCCTGTAGTAGGGGTAACTTGGAAACAAGCTAAGGCTTTCTGTGCTTGGAGAACTTTAAATAAAAATAGTTATATAAAATCAAAGAAAAAAGGACGTGACTTAGTTAATGCTTTCAGATTGCCAACTGAAGCTGAATGGGAGTATGCTGCAAGGGGAGGTCTGGAATCTGCAACATATCCTTGGGGTGGTCCATACACAAGAAGTGACAGAGGGTGTTTTATGGCAAACTTTAAACCTAGCAGAGGAGATTATGCAGCAGATGAAGCTTTGTATACTGTAGAGGCAAAATCTTATGAAATGAATGGATATGGATTGTATAATATGGCAGGAAACGTTTCAGAATGGACTGATTCGGCTTATAATCCAAATGCGTATGAATATGTTTCAACCATGAATCCAAACGTGATTGATGGAAATAATCAAAGAAAAGTTGTTCGTGGTGGTTCATGGAAAGATGTTGCTTACTTTTTACAAGTAGGAACACGTGATCATGAATATGCGGATTCTGCAAGAAGTTATATTGGGTTCAGAACCGTACAGGATTATATGGGTACTCAGGCTACAGGAAGTAAAAAATAA
- the gldL gene encoding gliding motility protein GldL — translation MALLSKKAMNFAYGMGAAVVIIGALFKITHFEIGPLTGTLMLSVGLVTEALIFALSAFEPVEDELDWTLVYPELANGQPKKKADKVETPSDAQGLLSQKLDVMLKEAKIDGELMSSLGNSIKNFESAAKGIAPTVDSIASTKKYSEELSMAAAQMESLNSLYKVQLESAARNADANKEIAENASKLKEQMQSMTANIASLNNVYGGMLSAMSNKG, via the coding sequence ATGGCATTATTAAGTAAAAAAGCAATGAATTTCGCTTATGGTATGGGAGCGGCAGTAGTAATTATTGGAGCATTATTCAAAATTACTCACTTTGAAATTGGACCTTTAACAGGTACCTTAATGCTTTCAGTCGGATTAGTTACAGAAGCGTTAATTTTTGCATTATCAGCTTTTGAACCTGTAGAAGATGAATTAGACTGGACTCTTGTGTATCCTGAATTAGCAAATGGTCAGCCAAAAAAGAAAGCTGATAAAGTTGAGACTCCATCTGACGCTCAGGGATTATTGTCTCAAAAATTAGATGTAATGCTTAAAGAAGCTAAAATCGACGGAGAGTTAATGTCAAGCTTAGGAAACAGTATTAAAAATTTCGAATCAGCTGCTAAAGGAATTGCTCCAACAGTAGATTCTATCGCATCTACTAAAAAATACAGCGAAGAATTGTCAATGGCTGCTGCTCAAATGGAGTCATTAAACAGCTTGTATAAAGTTCAGTTAGAAAGTGCAGCAAGAAATGCTGACGCTAATAAAGAAATCGCTGAAAATGCATCTAAATTGAAAGAGCAAATGCAATCTATGACTGCTAATATTGCTTCTTTAAACAATGTTTATGGTGGTATGCTTTCTGCAATGAGTAACAAAGGATAA